A window from Microbacterium ginsengiterrae encodes these proteins:
- a CDS encoding CsbD family protein, protein MSAGDRIKAAADKVAGQVKETVGKATDNDELVAEGKADQAKGAVKDKVEDVKDVFKK, encoded by the coding sequence ATGAGCGCAGGAGACAGGATCAAGGCGGCAGCCGACAAGGTCGCCGGACAGGTGAAGGAGACCGTCGGGAAGGCGACCGACAACGACGAACTCGTCGCCGAGGGCAAGGCTGATCAGGCGAAGGGTGCCGTCAAGGACAAGGTCGAGGACGTGAAGGACGTCTTCAAGAAGTGA